Proteins from a single region of Streptomyces spinoverrucosus:
- a CDS encoding VWA domain-containing protein produces the protein MTRLVRALTASLTLALLAGLTSCTQDQDPVTLRVLASPELADLAPLLDELEEDTGVELEMEYEANADLEGQYPGGPEYDLAWLASDRSFLLRVQDSEGRLTRPESTPIMRSPVVVGLEPDVADKLSAAVPEGRISWADVADAAADGTVRFGMADPRRSDTGRAALVGVATAAAGTGRALREEDVSCDRLRGFRSGQTLTAASSRDLIDAYLGRPGETNALIAHEAELLSLNAGDRRGEPLRIVHPDDGMVLSDFPLLLLDQEQRSAYGRVVDWLLGADTQRELMERTFRRPVNQDVEPSEPLRTDVGNALSFPDSLSIVERLISDYGDPRSRTADQVVFVLDFSTSMRGERMADLRAAFAGLSGADETSTGKFARFYRGERLTVVRFGGRVLQERTVTVRGDADLRTLNRLVAEGGYDDATAVWTALDRGYRIATAAVREEPARPVAIVLMTDGENNAGIGYEEFLRRHGALGGDAEAVPTFPVHFGEADAAALRRAAAATGGRMVDANLSSLSDAFKEIRGCH, from the coding sequence ATGACCAGGCTCGTACGCGCCCTGACGGCCTCGCTCACCCTGGCCCTCCTCGCCGGCCTGACCTCCTGCACGCAGGACCAGGACCCGGTCACCCTGCGGGTCCTCGCCAGCCCCGAACTCGCCGACCTGGCGCCGCTGCTGGACGAGCTGGAGGAGGACACGGGGGTCGAGCTGGAGATGGAGTACGAGGCCAACGCGGACCTCGAAGGGCAGTACCCGGGCGGCCCGGAGTACGACCTGGCGTGGCTCGCCTCCGACCGCTCCTTCCTGCTCCGCGTCCAGGACTCCGAGGGCCGGCTGACCCGGCCCGAGTCCACACCGATCATGCGCTCACCGGTCGTCGTCGGCCTCGAACCCGACGTCGCCGACAAGCTGAGCGCGGCCGTCCCCGAGGGCCGGATCTCGTGGGCGGACGTGGCGGACGCCGCCGCCGACGGCACCGTACGGTTCGGTATGGCCGACCCCCGGCGCAGCGACACCGGCCGCGCCGCACTCGTCGGCGTCGCCACCGCCGCCGCCGGCACCGGGCGCGCGCTGCGCGAGGAGGACGTCTCCTGCGACCGGCTGCGGGGCTTCCGCTCGGGCCAGACCCTCACCGCGGCCAGCTCCCGGGACCTGATCGACGCCTATCTGGGCAGGCCGGGCGAGACCAACGCGCTGATCGCGCACGAGGCGGAGCTGCTGTCGCTGAACGCCGGCGACCGGCGGGGCGAGCCCCTGCGGATCGTGCACCCCGACGACGGCATGGTGCTGTCCGACTTCCCGCTGCTGCTGCTCGACCAGGAGCAGCGGTCCGCGTACGGCAGGGTGGTGGACTGGCTGCTGGGCGCCGACACCCAGCGCGAGCTGATGGAGCGGACCTTCCGGCGCCCGGTCAACCAGGACGTGGAACCCTCCGAGCCGCTGCGCACGGACGTCGGCAACGCGCTGTCCTTCCCCGACAGCCTCTCCATCGTCGAGCGGCTGATCAGCGACTACGGTGACCCCCGGAGCCGCACCGCCGACCAGGTCGTCTTCGTCCTCGACTTCTCGACGTCCATGCGCGGCGAGCGGATGGCCGACCTGCGCGCCGCCTTCGCCGGGCTGAGCGGCGCCGACGAGACCTCCACCGGCAAGTTCGCCCGCTTCTACCGGGGCGAGCGGCTCACCGTCGTCCGGTTCGGCGGCCGGGTACTGCAGGAGCGCACGGTGACCGTACGGGGCGACGCGGACCTGCGGACCCTCAACCGGCTGGTCGCCGAGGGCGGTTACGACGACGCCACCGCCGTGTGGACCGCACTCGACCGGGGCTACCGCATCGCCACCGCCGCCGTACGCGAGGAACCCGCACGGCCCGTCGCGATCGTGCTGATGACCGACGGCGAGAACAACGCGGGCATCGGCTATGAGGAGTTCCTGCGCCGCCACGGTGCCCTCGGCGGCGACGCGGAGGCGGTGCCCACCTTCCCCGTCCATTTCGGAGAGGCCGACGCGGCCGCCCTCAGGCGCGCCGCCGCCGCGACCGGCGGCCGCATGGTCGACGCCAACCTCTCCTCCCTCTCCGACGCGTTCAAGGAGATCCGTGGGTGTCATTGA